In Cryptomeria japonica chromosome 10, Sugi_1.0, whole genome shotgun sequence, a genomic segment contains:
- the LOC131029307 gene encoding stress enhanced protein 2, chloroplastic: MAGLLKSQPLVTRNLKSYCLAPRIPSGSVPVRSELGAPQIKSPDGLAAENSGRLLYYPGGGSRVSRVSVSNDNNKDAKIMLPPRLCTLRAFGKSADGMVKAEPDRMSSFFTSLAASIDHSNKIKDWEILSGRMAMIVFAAAINVELLTGNSLFQKMDVQKICEFGGVCLASIFCAAGLAWASRAKSQVANIFSARCNEFVDTVIDQLVDGLFYEEEQD, encoded by the exons ATGGCGGGGTTATTGAAATCTCAGCCTCTTGTTACCAGAAACCTTAAATCTTATTGTTTGGCCCCCCGAATTCCATCTGGGTCAGTCCCTGTAAGATCTGAGCTGGGCGCTCCCCAGATCAAATCCCCCGATGGTTTAGCTGCAGAAAATAGTGGAAGGCTGCTGTATTACCCTGGCGGCGGTTCTAGGGTTTCTAGGGTTTCAGTCAGCAATGATAATAATAAGGATGCGAAAATTATGTTGCCGCCTCGTCTGTGCACTCTCAGAGCTTTTGGTAAGAGCGCCGACGGCATGGTGAAGGCAGAGCCCGACAGAATGTCCAGCTTTTTCACATCTCTTGCCGCCAGCATCGACCATTCCAACAAAATCAAAGACTGGGAGATTCTTTCAGGTCGCATGGCTATG ATTGTTTTTGCTGCAGCCATCAATGTGGAGCTGTTGACAGGGAATTCACTATTTCAAAAGATGGATGTGCAGAAGATCTGTGAATTTGGGGGAGTGTGCTTGGCTTCCATTTTCTGCGCTGCTGGACTTGCATGGGCATCCCGTGCTAAATCGCAGGTGGCAAACATTTTTTCTGCAAGATGTAATGAATTTGTGGACACTGTTATTGATCAATTAGTGGATGGACTTTTTTATGAGGAAGAGCAGGACTGA